The sequence below is a genomic window from Salvelinus sp. IW2-2015 linkage group LG10, ASM291031v2, whole genome shotgun sequence.
CCAGATCAAGATAATAGACTTTGGTCTGGCCAGAAAGTATGTTTCTCAGTATATCTCCATTCAGTGACAATAACTGTTTTAATCTACAAATCTCATCTACTGACATCCCCCTTTCCCATCATTCTCAATTGAGTAGCCAATGAGGTAGTCATGGTAACAGTCACCCAGTAGACAGCTTGGTAAAAAGTTGGCCGTCCCTGTAACTCTGAGTCTCCACCCATGAAGACGTGAGATCTTTATGTTCCCATAGTTCAAATGTGCTTGTCCCCCCTCAGGTACAGACCCAGAGAGAAACTAAAGGTCAATTTTGGCACCCCAGAATTTCTGGCTCCTGAGGTGGTCAACTACGACTTTGTCTCATTCCCAACGGACATGTGGAGTGTGGGAGTCATTACTTATATGCTGTgagtatccacacacacacacacacacaacacacacacacacacacacacacacacacacacacacacacacacaacacagacacagacacagacacagacacagacacagacacagacacagacacagacacagagagagagagaaacacctcCGCTTGACAATATACCCACCACACACCTCTGCAAGCAGCAGCATCAATCATACCTTGTaacacagtggaggctggtgggaggggcTATAGGAAGATgggatcattgtaatggctggagtggaataaatggaacaatatcaaacacatcaaacatgtggAAACCACATgattgactccattccatgaattccattgcagccattacaatgagcctgtcctcctatagctcctcccaccagcctcctcttgtGTAACATGAGGATCTGATCTGTTGTAAGGGTCAACCAATGGTATCCTAGCCACTGGAAACATGCTTGCAATCCATCTATAAATGCACATTTGTCTCTTGTCACTCACACAAGCACACTGTNNNNNNNNNNNNNNNNNNNNNNNNNGTTCAGCTATGACTAAATTCATACCCACTGCTGCCCCCTCGCAACATTGCCTGTCAGCATCAACCATGGCCCTGAATGAACTGTGTGCATCCCAATGGCCGTCTGTTTTTCTTAGGACCCGGCAGATTCAATTATTGCTAATAACCTGACAGATGTCCAAGGAGATTTAGGAGGGTTCGCCCAAAATAAGAATGTGTGGCTGTCCCACTCTATGCTCGCCAGCTTGCCTGAATACCTAGCACTACCCAGGGCTCCATGGTGCTAATTgaattattctattctatttagaGTAAGCATCAGCATGTGATTGTGTTTTGTTTCAATTTCTCTGGAACGTGGCACACACATCTGCTCCTTCGTAACCATTGCCCACAGTCTTTGTGTTGAAGTGTGGTATGGGTCTAAGATTCATATTCTCAAACTTTGTATTTACATACCTGGCCCATACTTTTCATTCCATGCAACAGGGCACTGAGGCAGAGCTCTCTGTTGCATCATGACTTTGATGACTGCTCTGTCTTTCTAATGAGTCAGTGTATAGAAGGACTGTATGAAAATGTAACTGACCCAGAATATCTCCCTGTTTTATTAGTCTGAGTGGACTGTCTCCATTCCTGGGGGACAACGATGCAGAGACTATGAACAATATCCTTCACGCCAACTGGGATTTTGATTCAGAGGCATTCGAGAATGTCACAGAGGAGGCTAAGGACTTTGTTACCAGACTGCTGATTCCAACTAAATGGTATTTCATATCTTCCTTACAATTCATTTTCTATTCATCTATATTGTTTCTCCCTCTTTGTCCTCTCCACTCAATCATGGCCGTAGCACCATCTCATTTAGTAAAATGAAAAGGCCTATTGTTTGCCTAAGGCAGGAATATTCCAACTGAATGCACCTCATTGCCACTGAATCACAATCAGACTGTTGATGGTTCATTTTGCCATTTGTCGAAATGGGTTATTTGAATATGTGCCATGAAATCCAAATGAGTTGAGTAAACAGGATATAGAAGGTCAATAGAAAGTAGCACATTTGAGTCACATTTAAATGCAAACTACACTGCCAGGGCCTGAGTGAGTTGTGTGTGCTCCCACACTGGACTGTTCACTGAGTGGTCAGCTGGCAGGAAACAACGGCAGCCCGTAGTGCAGATGGCAACAGGCACCTTGTTGTTCTTTCTGTGCTGTGACACCGTTAATGATCTGGTCATTCCTAATCGGGGCACTTAGTTGTGTGTTATTCACCCCCACACCCACTATCAGCCATGGTGAAAAGGATCATAGTGGGCTCATCATTAGCCTCCCTCTGTAGGCTACTTTTCTTTCCACGGAATGGGTACATCTCTGCTGTTAGCAGCAGCTATTTCATGATAGGCTACCAGCATTAGATTAGGCATGGGTTACGGagaatgttttacatttacatttaagtcatttagcagacgctcttatccataatggCAGTGGCATTGAAAACTCAGTTTAAAAACAGAAAGGGGAAATACGGTTTTGGAAGTTGTCAAGTTTTGGGAGTTGTACCACATCGTGTAAAACTATAGTCAACCAAGTCTCTTGATGAATGTCCATTTGGGCTGTAGACCTGTGTGTATTGATACCCCTATCCTGGGTCGGTATTGTAGCAGTCGACTCAGTGCAACTGGCTGCATGAAGCATGCCTGGCTGAACAATCTGGAGGATAAAGCCAAATTGCACCAGGTGCggctcaagtcccaagtcaagctCCAGCGCTACCTGGCCGCTCATAAACAGTGGAAGGTGAGAACTGAAGCCATTTACGCATGTTGCCATGRATCCCATCATAAGTCTACACATTGCATCTGTGTTACAGTGAATTGTCTGAATAAAATCTTTATAAGAAAGTGATCTAATTTCAATTATTCTACTTCCTTGCAGAAACACTTCTATGTGGTTGCTGCAGCCAACAGGCTGAAGAGGTTTCGCCAGGATCATCCCATAAACACTGTACAGCAGTGAGAAGACTGCTGTCAAAGACTGAGTAGTTGTGCCTCGTGTGTATTGCTGTCGTGCTGCACCTCCATGGCAGGCATTCCTGCCATTTATACTAGTTGGACTGAGGCAACAGAACAGGACGTGATCTGCAATAGTGTCTGGCATTGGTACGCAAATTGCAAGGATGGACATTTATTGAaatgtactgtagtattctaatCACTTTTTATACGGTACAGTGCACAACTTCGTGCAGTCTTCCTYTGGGTGATGTTAGTGATTACTCAATTATCCGGGGCTCACAGTGCGCTTRAAGCAGgttgcctactacttacttaggtgtaattgtttatttactGACATATGTTTGAACTGCTTTACTGAATGTACATCAAGTTGACATCACAATGACACATTATTCACAAGGCTTTCTTTTCTTTTGGTTAATTGAATATGGTAAGTGACTCTTCACAATCACACAGATGACCTTGTCTTGTCAATCTTTCCTTCTATGAAGGCTTTGAATGGGSTACTTGTTTGCATGCTACACAACCTGACAGTACGGTGTTCCCATATAGCATTATTTTGTGACAGTGTCCCCACCTCCACTTGAACTCAGCAAGAATAACTCAATATGACTARaaatgttaatttattaaaataagtGAAGCCACAAAAGGACACCGACTTCTACTATTGTCAATAGTCCAACACAGTAGAAACGTCATAACGCCCATAAACACAAAAATGTTTACAATGGTTTTTCCcgccattcatttttcacatcgtGAATTTGARAAATTCGAATTAATTTTGTTTGGTGTAGGTTTACCTTCGCGTGCCGTTTTGATAGCTGTGTAattctctcggacaaggtgagttaatcaatatattcgcctcaaTTTTCTCAAAGCTAATTATTGATATgttaccttgtccgagagagatttgtgcggttatcaaaacgtcacgccggggtcagcctacatgaaacacagaacTTATATTAAGTATTTCTAAAATCCCAGATGgaaaaattaaaaacaattaGAACCatttgactcatactgtggtactcaatGTGGTCTAAATAAAAACAGTTGATAATGCCAGCTGCCAACTGGTAAGACTGTCTATAATCCACCATAAATTGTGATTTTACAAAATGAGGGAAATTGTAGATAGCCATTTTAAAACACCACAGCATGTTCATCTTAAAACTGTACAAATCCAACACAAACCAGCAACAGCACAGCAGAATTCTCTTAAGAGTAAATCTCATACACGGCCACTGAGGGGCAGACAAgttgatgtactgtatgaataCAAACMTATCATGCTTGCTTAAAGCATAAAATAACCATAGTTGAAACAATAAACGATAAAAGAAAAAATGAACACTAAAAAACACAGTTTCAGTTAACCTTCTCCAAAAACTGAAGTAACTCAGATATGGAGCTAGTGTGTGCTTCCTTAGCAGACTTGTACCTGCTCATTAGCATTCAAAGAAAACAACTTTCCAGCCTCACTACTCAGCACTGTATACAGCATTTTCACTGACCACATGCCTAAGCTCGTGAGAACCTTTCCCCTTAGTCAGCTCAGCCATGACACTGTTTCTTAAAAATAAACAGCAACGAATTTCAAATGAACTTTCATGCATTGGCTTGTTTGGCTTTAAGGGCATTTTCCAAGATTCTTCGCTTCCACTCTTCGTAATCCTCTGTTGCACTCTCCTCAGAGTCCTCTTTCAGCTTCTTTTGAGACATTGGCAGATCTTCCTCTGAAATGGAGGAGGAAAAGGCCTTGATAGACTGCACAAAATATTCCCTCCAACACTGTTTTAACTCTGCACAACAGCAAAGATTAAGAGTTCCAAACTTCTAAGGACATAATCAGGAATTTGGTATGGTTATTATTTGGTCACATTTACCTTCCTCTTTTTGTTCAATACTTTCCATTAGTGTTCTCTGTCTTTTCTGTGACATTTTAACTGGATTCTTCAGTGGAGTGGCTTCTTCTAATAGgaaaaataaatcaatcaatcaatagataCTTAAAGATCATACCTGAGAGGACCATACCTGAACTCACTCTACCTACTGCCAGCACTGATTTCAGCCACGACATTCCACGATTGCTTGTAATAGGCATGTTGTACGCCGCGATAGGGACATCCAATCAAGTTTTCTGTCCTAAAATAGAACATCCACTCTCTCCCTTGTAACCACGacaacaaggagagagaggaatgaccaACATTCTCTTTTCACCCAGTAAAGTAAAAATCTACACACCCGGAGCAAAAGTACAAATGGCCACTATGAAAAAGGCCACAATAATTCATACACCAGCTTTCTGAAGCGTATGTCACAGAAAAAGGTATCGTTAGTTAACAGAACATTGTGGCTCGAAAGTACGTTTCTAAATCCAAAGGCCCTTCCTGGGCTTTCACCCARTACCCACCATATGTTAGTCAAACCACTTTATCATTTGACAGCAGACTTACTGCAGATGTCCTGTCCCAGTTTCTGGAGCTGGGTGCACAGCCTGTCAAAGATTCCCTTTTTAACACCAGATGATGCTACCAGCTTCCTGTCCACTTTGATCTTCAAGCATCTGGAGAGATGTCCATGGGGATAGTGATTAGGTTTCATTAATCATCAGGTCGAATGGTTTATGGAGAAACAGAACACAGTAACACTCACTTGCATGCAGCGTTCAAAGCAGCTGTAGTGAAGACTGGTTTTGACAGGTCCACATCTTTCTGCTGAGCAGCAGGAAGGCTTGCTTCATACCTGGAACACAAACATGGGTTAATCTTAATAAATTAACATATTTACATTGYCCAACTTATATGATATTTGGGACTGTGTCTTGCTCAGGAAAGAAGACTTGCTTAATATAGTAGCTTKCAAAAGATTTATAGAATAGTTGTGTTGGCCAGATGTAGGCTACTCTTCAAGTTCTCACCGTTCTAGTATTTGGGTTGCTACTTTGACTGCATCCATGCACCCAAACTGAACAGCAAGGTCTCGGAGTCCCAGGTGAAACTCAAGGCCAAGCATGCATTCTATGGCCTTCAGAGTGCTTTGATACTGCTTCTTGTTCAACCCGGATAATTTGACGGTATATTCCTGAAGAAACATAGCACAAAGCCAGTTTTCATAGGGCACGTTAGCGGAGCAATACCAGGGTATTTAGTTATTTGATTAAGAGGCGAGGTGCATTGTCATCAcaaagctaaatgtaaaaaataaaaaaaacgtaccTTGTCCAGGGGTAGCTTCATTGATGTTGCTGCCAACTCGAGACAAATTATTGCTTTGCTTGTACCCGTAGTATTTCCGAGTCCTGTGCATCTAACCAGGGATAACCGCATGTACTCCTCTGCTTGACTGTAATATAGATGCAAACAGAGTTTAGGAAACGTTATCAAGAAACAAAATAATAACAGCTGTTGGCAAGCAggttacctagctaacgttagctttgaACTATGGTCCCGTCTCAAGtatactagctagctaatatgataTTTTTACAGACTCACCGTAGAATTCTTGCAGAGGTTATACCCATTTTAGATGCAAGTTTAGTAAACATTTCTTTTTCCATTTCCGGTAAATAACAAATGTTCGTGACTGCCAACGAGAGAATAAAAAACAAAGTTCTCCAGTCGAGTAATCAGACACAAAAACGTGCCGGACGTTCGCGGCAAAATTGGCCGACGCCTACCAGCCATCTTTCGACATTCTATTGGCTATGACGATACGACGTCTGTTTGCGTACTTGTTGCTGAAAAGAACAaccattttttttacaaatagaaTTGAGCATCAACATTTCTCATCACAATATATTTGCATATATCacattgtattttattattttattttattttttcaatttttcccccatttaaaaaaattgtttatttattcatttgtatTAACagcaaatcaatacagaaagtacataagggaacacaagtatatatagattatatacaatggacaatcgagctagggggtacaatatcacattacaattacacaaggaccttaagggacatacatacacttacaattctaacagcttttttgttagtagagtatttaactgtcttaaaatacatttcaatttctttttgttgggtaagaaaatgtgtttttttgtttgtaaatttacatttctgtatatgaaatttggccaaaagaataatgaaattaattacataaaaatgtttcagcttatttctatcgtatgtaaaaaatctttataaatgtgttcaagattgatgtcttgccacagttttcttacatgaatacaatgccaaaaaagctgcaacactgtttctgggtgtcATTATGTAACATTATACTTTAGTCGGCCCCTCGCCCCGGACGCGAACCCAGGGACCCtctgtacacatcaacaacagtcacccacgaagcatcgttacccatcgctccacaaaggccgcgacACTtgagagcaaggggaaccactactacacggtctcaaagcgagtgacgtaaccaattgaaacgctattagcgcgcaccaccgctaactagctagccatttcacatccattacaattacaaaaggagcaatttgagttgatgttttccttaaacttcttcatatagtggttggcaggataatatttatgaataattttaaaggaaacttccttaattttgttaacaagtaggtatgtgtggcaacatccaaactttttccaacagatattatcaataaatccattccaataaggcatggttcgtatcgctctgttgttgaatggaccaaaagagaaacaaatctttcctactgatgagtcaacagggtcaatagaaggtaggctctgagggacaggtcttgacacgttcctgaataacagagcaacacctgaggaatggcgtctaaaacaattgcaaaatctttaggtgttacagggaccttgtaaagtgataagaattccttagaactgagtaaaagaccctctgcatttaccagttggctcaccaatagaatattatttcggaaccaataagtatttttatacaatatatccgattattccatataaatatctgtgtggagaaaaattgtgtttataaatgaaggaccatgacaagaaaacctgccgatgaaaagcagaaagtttcactggaattttgtcaatattataattgcaaaacaacatgaagttaaggccaccaaaagtagagaagacatgatgaggaatagaattccagatagaagtgggtcttcttaggaattgttttatccaattgatcttaaaagtattatttaaagtagtaaagtccagaaaattcagtccaccattctcataagtgttcattacaacagttttcctaatgtaatgggtacggtttctccaaagaaagttgaaaagcatctggtctatctccttgcttattttactgtcaagatataaagatagagcgccatatgttagtctagagataccttcggccttggttattaggactctaccttttaaagataagtccctctgtagccattgatttagcttcttctgggtatttttaataagagggttaaaatttagtaagcctctagacttctgatcctttgtaatggttatgcctaaatatgtaagttcttcttttactggaaagccataatatgaaggtgtcacacaatcttcgacagctatgagttcacatttattaatgttaaggtatagaccagacgctttggaaaaggattgtatcacattgatcgatatgggaatttggttagcgtctttTYGAAAATgtgtagtatcatcagccagctggcttataataatttctttgccagctatggaaataccttgtacaYgactattatttaaagaattWMCAAgatgttgggtgattaataaaaacaggtWTGgagagataggacaaccttgcctaattcctctctttttaactcaaatctaggtgaggtgccatatttKaatttgatagagctgttaccatttgcatagagagtcttacagaaaaaatcccctaagccaagtctctcaagggagtggaagaMaaactgatgctctactgtgtcaaatgctttataaaaatcWaaaaataatatgaagctatcctcagttattaggtctgagtagtcaagtatgtctaatactagtctgacattgttagaaatatgtctgttcSTCAGActgtttcatcaatgattgcatccaggacttctttaaatatttttgcaaatagtaaggctaatatcttatagtcattattaagaagacaaattggacgcCAGTTATCGATGAGCAACACTTKttttttaggcttaggtatcagtgttattaacccctgactcattgtcggagggagaacattgtttttaatactctctaaaaagacttcaaataggaagggagctatttgttcagaaaataatttgtaaaattctgatgtaattccatcaacacctggtgattaattgttctttagatgtttgatagactctatgatctcttcaactttgatgggttcatcacactgtttagattctatatcactgatagagtgaacattattcagtgagttaaaaaacatatctgtggattcctgacagtacttagagctatacaattttctgtaaaaattgctacagtatttagcgattcatttttggtcatctgtaataacaccatcaatgtttaatttatggatagtgttatttttagagtgaaatttctcaagtctaaagaaataggatgaattctgttctccctcaatccattttttcctagatctaataaaggctccttctgcttttaatctatatatattatccagtttattttttatctcaattagttccatcttctcctccccagagaggccggctggggacctctgagaaagggaagttatcttactgatcaccttttcctcctcagctcttctggtcttagcaAGATTACTACCATATTTTCTAAGGTATTTGMACACCTCAAATTTAAAAAGCTCCCAGTTCATTGTATTAATTGGATCTCCGTTGTCTAAATATTTGTGCTAGCACTGTTGTAAACTGTAATTTAGCCAATGGGAGACGTATTCCCACACTTTGTTTTCGGCTCAGCCAATGGGGGCGATTCTGTGGAAAGGGTAGcttggtcgtcactagttattACAGCCACAAAGTAYtaaaccccgcccatttctaaaatgtatcttcttaaaatcagtTTTTTAAACCTAATCATAACCtcaaccataaccttaaccacactgctatgcctaaccctaaccttaaactaaGAACAAAAAGCAAAttgttgttttcatgaatttttacgatatattacgatttgactttgtggctgtggtaactagtggaaactgGGTAGCTGGGTGGATTGGTAGcagtcacatgactgggaaacgATTTCAGGGTTAGCTACCAGTTTGCTGATACAAACTTGATAATCATGGTAAGTGAAACGGATAAGATAGRTACTCTTTATACTTGTGATTATTATCCATCCAATCCTTCTGTGCGAGTCATTCATTTtaggtattgttttttttgttattgctgTATGGCTGATACTGAGACTCGAAAACAGACTCAAGTTGTGGGTGGCGCTAGCTAGCTACGGCCTATCTAAAAACGTTATAGCTACTTACTAGCTAGTAGCTGGCTaaggctactgtaggctaactGTCAACACATTTCATTTTTGAAGAATCGACCGATTCGTTGTTGTCTAGCATCTCTTATGGTCGATGATTTCTATATCTTACTTTTAAAGCACAAAGTCAAAGGAGTGTAGTTTGTTAGTTAGTATTTTCATGAAATGTCTAGActgtagccagttagctagctatctagatagctatctagctagctaacggagCTAGTAAAGATCAGAGAGAATATCGATTTAACTTGGCATATGTAACTAGCGAACAAGGTAGATAGCTAAAAATCGGTTATCCGTGACAGAGGGCCAAATATACAAACCTGTCCACCACatttaacgttagctacctacTTCAATAGCTAGTTGATGGCTAAGCAAAGGTTAGCCATCAGCTGTCAGTCATTGATCATTKATTCTGGTGATGTCAGTATAGCTAGACATAAACAGGGTTAGTGTGAACACAGTGCATACGAATTAGTAGTTAACCACTTGAGAGGCTAGTGACTCAGTGCTACCTTGCAGTCTGCACCTATTACAGTCTTGATGAGGCAAGTWAATTTTTTTCACCATTTCTAATCTCAGGCCATCCAGAGCGCTGACATTAGGATAACTATGTATTAGCTAAATTGATGTTTATGTTGGCCAGTACAGTACCATCAATCATTTCATTATTTTCCTTGGGGCATAGCCAGTTTATTGAGCATCTGAGTCAATGTCATGTCTCGGCTCACTGTAACTGTAAACCACTGTAYCTATAATGGTGGAGTATGTCAGACTAACATGCATGGCATTCCTCTGAGCTTCAGTGTGCTGTCTTTCAGCCTACCACACAGCAGTCACCCCAGGATGAGCAGGAAAAGCTACTTGATGAAGCCGTGCAGGCTGTCAAGGTCCAGTCATTTCAGATGAAACGTTGCCTGGTAAGATCTGCTTATTTCCTCCTGTGGGGGGCCCTTTGACTTCCTTCTCTTTTCTGTTAACAATATAGCAAATATGTATTGTGTTCTCTGACCCTCATTAGTGTATGAGAGAGACWCTGTTTCCTAGCCACAAGTTACACTACAgcattttttggagcagtgtatcaGAGATTAACCTAACTGCACTGTTTACTCATATTGTTAATTGTTAATTGACTTGTTTGAATCCTGACACTTCCATCTGTAGGACAAGAACAAGCTGATGGATGCATTGAAACATGCATCTAACATGCTGGGGGAACTCAGGACCTCCATGTTATCG
It includes:
- the orc6 gene encoding origin recognition complex subunit 6, which translates into the protein MEKEMFTKLASKMGITSARILRQAEEYMRLSLVRCTGLGNTTGTSKAIICLELAATSMKLPLDKEYTVKLSGLNKKQYQSTLKAIECMLGLEFHLGLRDLAVQFGCMDAVKVATQILERYEASLPAAQQKDVDLSKPVFTTAALNAACKCLKIKVDRKLVASSGVKKGIFDRLCTQLQKLGQDICKEATPLKNPVKMSQKRQRTLMESIEQKEEEEDLPMSQKKLKEDSEESATEDYEEWKRRILENALKAKQANA